A genomic region of Trifolium pratense cultivar HEN17-A07 linkage group LG3, ARS_RC_1.1, whole genome shotgun sequence contains the following coding sequences:
- the LOC123917725 gene encoding anamorsin homolog, which yields MEIREMEVILDSFFFALFINTASFFFSNQNRTFVKRVDNFFFFLLHHHSRSFYQISFYTLSLLLQLQHLIPMDSAKTYGSVLACTDEAALPISQVFDAIRELGNQGVEKLDPLIITSASSLSKFPVESSSVDLVVVIWKSVDFPVAQLTQEVLRVLKAGGTTLIRKFSQSAVGSDDKPIPDLENKLLLAGFSEIQTLQSSVIKAKKPSWKIGSSFALKKKVVKSSPKLQIDFDSDLIDENSLLSEEDLKKPVLPAGDCEIGTTRKACKNCSCGRAEEEEKVLKLGLTAEQINNPQSSCGSCGLGDAFRCSTCPYKGLPAFKMGEKVTLSGNFLAADL from the exons ATGGAGATAAGAGAAATGGAGGTTATCCtagactcttttttttttgcccTATTTATAAACACCgcctctttttttttctcaaatcaaaatcgcacatttgtgAAGCGAGTCgacaacttcttcttcttcctcctccatCACCATTCTCGAAGCTTCTATCAGATTTCTTTCTACACGCTCTCTCTTTTGCTTCAACTTCAACATCTCATCCCAATG gATTCTGCAAAGACGTATGGTTCTGTGTTGGCATGTACAGATGAAGCGGCTCTTCCTATCAGTCAAGTTTTTGATGCAATTAGGGAACTTGGGAATCAAGGAGTTGAGAAATTGGATCCTCTCATTATTACTTCTGCATCATCACTCA GCAAGTTTCCAGTGGAGTCTTCCTCTGTGGATTTAGTTGTTGTAATCTGGAAGTCTGTTGATTTTCCTGTCGCCCAACTGACTCAAGAAGTCCTTAGAGTGTTAAAAGCAGGTGGGACAACCCTTATTCGCAAGTTCTCCCAATCTGCTGTGGGTTCAGATGATAAG CCAATACCTGATCTTGAAAACAAGTTACTATTGGCTGGATTTTCAGAAATACAGACTTTACAATCTTCTGTG ATCAAAGCTAAAAAGCCTTCATGGAAAATTGGCTCATCTTTTGCACTAAAGAAGAAGGTTGTGAAAAGTTCACCGAAACTGCAAATTGATTTTGATTCGGATCTGATTGATGAAAATAGTCTTTTGTCTGAAGAAGATTTAAAGAAACCTGTACTGCCAGCTG GTGATTGTGAAATCGGAACTACTAGAAAGGCCTGCAAAAATTGCTCATGTGGGAGGGCGGAAGAAGAGGAGAAAGTGTTGAAGTTAGGATTGACAGCAGAACAGATTAATAATCCTCAATCATCTTGTGGCAGT TGTGGATTAGGGGATGCGTTTAGGTGCAGTACCTGCCCTTACAAGGGACTGCCTGCCTTTAAAATGGGCGAGAAG GTCACACTGTCCGGGAACTTCCTTGCTGCAGACTTATGA